The Mobula birostris isolate sMobBir1 chromosome 7, sMobBir1.hap1, whole genome shotgun sequence region TAGCAAGTAACGGTCCATTTCAATACATGTAAGGATTGGGTATAGTGCACAATGCTAGACTGTTGGTTGTATTCAATCATATTTTGGTCTATATTTCCAGTGTACAATAATTACCATCGATGTAAGTGGTAGTGGGACTCTTTAACTGAAGTGTATCCATGTAGACACTGCAATGTTTAAAGAGCATGTCATTGTTTGTCTAAAGCTTCTTGTAAATCCTCCTTTTGGCTTACATTTTGTTTTTCACAAGTTCAAAATAATCACCTAATATATACAATATTAAACTTTGAAAGCATGATCAAGTCTTGGACCAAGTAGTTACACCCTATGAGGTTGTAGAATTAGGAAATATTTTCATTAGTGTTACTTTAAAATTTTCCTAAAATTATGAATCGATGTTCTTAGGCACTTTAGGAGATTCTTAATGTACTCTGAACTTTCTAAAAATGCTGCACAATATGacaaaaaagacaaatttcattTGTAATGTTTCAAAATGCAACTTATGTAAACCCAGAGAAGGGACATTGCTCTTTGCTTCCTGCAACATTTTACGCATTTACACAACAGTTTCATTGCCTTTTGCTGGTTTAACCCAGGCATCTCCACGTTTATCTCGCTTTGTTTGTCCTGAACTCACAAGTTTGTTTGAACACTTTTGCCAAGTATGTAATGTCTTTGCAGACCAAATCCACATGCCAGAAGTGATGCCCACCAATAAAGACATGAATATTTTTAACATCTCTACTGCTGTATTCGAGTCATCCGCTGAATGCTTAAAGTGATTCCAGTTTGATATCTCATAAAAGTAACAAGCAATGACACAGGTAGCTGGGACTGTATACAAAACAGAAAAGACCCCAATTTTTACCATTAGCCTTTCAAGCTTATCTGTTTTGGTCCCATCTTTCTGAAGATTAGATCTAATTTTGAATAAAGCCACAAGACCAGCTGCAATGAACAACGTTCCTATAACTAGGTATGTGAATAAAGGTGCTACCACAAACCCAGTGATGGCATCGATGTTCTGGTTTCCAACATAGCACAACCCGGTGAGTTCATCGGCATCCACTAGGCGCATGATCAGAATGACGATGGTTTTTACCGCTGGGATGGCCCAGGCTGCAATGTGGAAGTAGGAACTGTGCATCTCTATTGCCTCGTGTCCCCACTTGAGACCAGCGGCTAAGAACCAGGTCAGTGTCAAGATTACCCACCAGATGGAGCTCGCCATCCCAAAAAAGTACATCAGTAGGAAAACAATAGCACATCCAGTATTTTTGAGACCTTCTTGAATTAGCACAGGTTCAGCGGCGTCCTCGAAATCACAAGATATACGTTCTCTGCCCATTGTGAGCCTAACTATATAGGCAATGCTATAAATGTTGTAGCACATACTGAGAAAGATGATAGGGCGTTCTGGGTATGAAAATCGAGAAGAATCGATTAGGAATGTCAGGACTGTGAAAGCTGTTGATAAAAAACACAGACTGGCCCAAACTGCCATCCAAATGTCAGTGAATTCTTTGGCAGATCTACTGTACAAACCGACATCGTAGCCACACTTCAGGGCGCAAGTAAGACTTCTCTTGACCCAGATGTACTGGTGCAAGTTGTTGCCCATATTTTGGCACTCTTCTTCCGCTGAGATGGAAGTTTTGCTGGTGTGATAGGGGATGTCTTCGTCTCCAGGCCCTTCCATGCACATGTGGTTATGATCGTTCTGTGGTGGAAATTTGCTGCAGTTTAAAGCGTCGGGCCAGTTGAAACCGAATTCGTTCAGTACCGGTT contains the following coding sequences:
- the fzd4 gene encoding frizzled-4 isoform X2, coding for MQFFLCSVYVPMCTEKIDIPIGPCGSMCHSVKRRCEPVLNEFGFNWPDALNCSKFPPQNDHNHMCMEGPGDEDIPYHTSKTSISAEEECQNMGNNLHQYIWVKRSLTCALKCGYDVGLYSRSAKEFTDIWMAVWASLCFLSTAFTVLTFLIDSSRFSYPERPIIFLSMCYNIYSIAYIVRLTMGRERISCDFEDAAEPVLIQEGLKNTGCAIVFLLMYFFGMASSIWWVILTLTWFLAAGLKWGHEAIEMHSSYFHIAAWAIPAVKTIVILIMRLVDADELTGLCYVGNQNIDAITGFVVAPLFTYLVIGTLFIAAGLVALFKIRSNLQKDGTKTDKLERLMVKIGVFSVLYTVPATCVIACYFYEISNWNHFKHSADDSNTAVEMLKIFMSLLVGITSGMWIWSAKTLHTWQKCSNKLVSSGQTKRDKRGDAWVKPAKGNETVV
- the fzd4 gene encoding frizzled-4 isoform X1: MNWILVLDFVVLCFVTFQRKLRTVDAYGDEDDRRCDPIKISMCQDLGYNVTKMPNPVGHELQTDAELQLQTFTPLIQYGCSSQLQFFLCSVYVPMCTEKIDIPIGPCGSMCHSVKRRCEPVLNEFGFNWPDALNCSKFPPQNDHNHMCMEGPGDEDIPYHTSKTSISAEEECQNMGNNLHQYIWVKRSLTCALKCGYDVGLYSRSAKEFTDIWMAVWASLCFLSTAFTVLTFLIDSSRFSYPERPIIFLSMCYNIYSIAYIVRLTMGRERISCDFEDAAEPVLIQEGLKNTGCAIVFLLMYFFGMASSIWWVILTLTWFLAAGLKWGHEAIEMHSSYFHIAAWAIPAVKTIVILIMRLVDADELTGLCYVGNQNIDAITGFVVAPLFTYLVIGTLFIAAGLVALFKIRSNLQKDGTKTDKLERLMVKIGVFSVLYTVPATCVIACYFYEISNWNHFKHSADDSNTAVEMLKIFMSLLVGITSGMWIWSAKTLHTWQKCSNKLVSSGQTKRDKRGDAWVKPAKGNETVV